A single window of Stigmatella aurantiaca DNA harbors:
- a CDS encoding glycosyltransferase family 87 protein, translating to MRAADTLGARARSTSKTPQWVFWALMLGLAVLAVALGQHPRRGVDFRVYLLAAERFLAGVALYPVSDGTMPFKYAPVTAPLFLPFTLLPARVASALWNLGLVAALVAVVRLTSRPASRLEGREAWPWAPVLATLALLPAFRFEFFYGQVDALLLLLLALTALGAEKGHTWGPGVAFAVAVLLKPPAALLVLFLLARRHWRVMGASVAVGLVLAVPALARYGLTGLLAQTHDWLDTLARTTPPWALGANAQGLPTLLLAFMVPPEPMPSGAAISLAQGLALAVFVAVLAWSRPRPPALFALCCLGVTLLSPLAWRANFVMAWPLLRLAAERKTPGGLALVALAGGVGVFSADFVIGTERAEQVLLWRPYALVFTALLVWAAWEARREKAAAAS from the coding sequence ATGAGGGCCGCTGACACCTTGGGCGCCCGCGCGCGCTCGACGTCCAAGACGCCGCAGTGGGTCTTCTGGGCGCTGATGCTGGGGCTCGCGGTCCTGGCGGTCGCGCTGGGGCAGCACCCCCGGCGGGGCGTGGACTTCCGCGTCTACCTGCTGGCCGCGGAGCGCTTCCTGGCGGGCGTGGCGCTCTACCCCGTCTCGGATGGCACCATGCCCTTCAAGTACGCCCCCGTGACGGCGCCGCTGTTCCTGCCCTTCACGCTGCTGCCCGCGCGGGTGGCCTCCGCGCTCTGGAACCTGGGCCTGGTGGCGGCCCTGGTGGCCGTGGTCCGGCTCACCTCGCGCCCGGCATCCCGCCTGGAAGGGCGCGAGGCCTGGCCCTGGGCGCCCGTGCTCGCCACGCTGGCGCTGCTGCCCGCCTTCCGGTTCGAGTTCTTCTACGGCCAGGTGGATGCCCTGCTGCTGCTCCTGCTGGCGCTCACCGCCCTGGGCGCGGAGAAGGGCCACACGTGGGGCCCGGGGGTGGCGTTCGCCGTGGCCGTGTTGCTCAAGCCGCCCGCGGCGCTGCTGGTGCTGTTCCTCCTGGCGCGCCGCCACTGGCGGGTGATGGGGGCCAGCGTGGCGGTGGGGCTCGTGCTCGCGGTGCCCGCGCTCGCGCGCTATGGGCTCACGGGCCTGCTGGCGCAGACGCATGACTGGCTGGACACGCTCGCGCGCACCACGCCGCCGTGGGCGCTGGGGGCCAATGCCCAGGGGCTGCCCACGCTGCTGCTCGCGTTCATGGTTCCCCCGGAGCCCATGCCCTCGGGCGCGGCGATCTCCCTGGCGCAGGGGCTCGCCCTGGCCGTGTTCGTGGCGGTGCTGGCCTGGAGCCGGCCGCGGCCCCCGGCGCTGTTCGCCCTGTGTTGCCTCGGGGTGACGCTGCTCTCCCCGCTGGCCTGGCGCGCCAACTTCGTCATGGCCTGGCCGCTGCTGCGGCTCGCGGCGGAGCGGAAGACGCCGGGGGGCCTGGCCCTGGTGGCATTGGCGGGCGGGGTGGGGGTGTTCAGCGCGGACTTCGTGATTGGCACGGAGCGCGCGGAGCAGGTGCTGCTCTGGCGCCCCTATGCGCTCGTCTTCACGGCGCTGCTGGTGTGGGCCGCGTGGGAGGCGCGCCGGGAGAAGGCCGCGGCTGCCTCATGA
- a CDS encoding glycosyltransferase, whose product MKVALVHDWLVTLRGGERVLEALCELFPGADIYTLLHQPGTMPPLIEDRRIYTSFLQDIPGIHTRYRHFLPLFPRAIESFRLEGYELVLSSSHCVAKGIRTPPGARHLGYIHAPMRYMWDLFDDYFGPGRASMPVRAAARSVRPWLQRWDRRTAAGVDRFVANSQHIAGKIHRFWGRDAHVVHPPVDLERFCAAPLEGTGQGGYFLWLGAFAPYKRLDIALEAFRALDAELWVVGTGQEASRLTSGALPPHIRFLGNVPDARLPALYRDARALLFTGEEDFGITPLEAQATGRPVIAYAKGGVLETVTPRTGLFFSEQTPEALATAVRQFEAWERTFSPAEARAQAQRFSRQAFLRGMQAEVEALLNSPVVR is encoded by the coding sequence GTGAAGGTCGCCCTGGTTCATGACTGGCTCGTCACGCTGCGCGGCGGCGAGCGTGTGCTCGAAGCGCTCTGTGAGCTGTTTCCCGGAGCGGACATCTATACGCTCCTCCACCAGCCCGGGACGATGCCGCCCCTCATCGAGGACCGGCGCATCTACACCTCGTTCCTCCAGGACATCCCCGGCATCCACACGCGCTACCGGCACTTCCTGCCCCTGTTCCCGCGCGCCATCGAGTCCTTCCGCCTGGAGGGCTATGAGCTGGTGCTCTCCTCCAGCCACTGTGTCGCCAAGGGGATCCGCACGCCGCCCGGGGCCCGGCACCTCGGCTACATCCATGCGCCCATGCGGTACATGTGGGATCTCTTCGACGACTACTTCGGGCCGGGCCGGGCCTCGATGCCCGTGCGCGCCGCGGCGCGCTCCGTGAGGCCGTGGTTGCAGCGGTGGGACCGGCGCACCGCCGCCGGCGTCGACCGCTTCGTGGCCAACAGCCAGCACATCGCCGGGAAGATCCACCGGTTCTGGGGCCGCGACGCCCACGTCGTGCATCCCCCGGTGGACCTGGAGCGCTTCTGCGCGGCGCCCCTGGAGGGCACGGGGCAGGGGGGCTACTTCCTGTGGCTGGGGGCCTTCGCGCCCTACAAGCGGCTCGACATCGCGCTGGAGGCCTTCCGCGCCCTGGACGCGGAGCTGTGGGTGGTAGGCACCGGGCAGGAGGCCTCGAGGCTCACCTCGGGCGCGCTGCCGCCCCACATCCGCTTCCTGGGCAACGTGCCGGATGCGCGGCTGCCCGCGCTCTACCGCGACGCCCGGGCGCTCCTCTTCACGGGCGAGGAGGACTTCGGCATCACCCCGCTGGAGGCCCAGGCCACGGGCCGGCCCGTCATCGCCTACGCCAAGGGGGGCGTGCTGGAGACCGTCACGCCGCGCACCGGCCTTTTCTTCTCCGAGCAGACCCCGGAGGCCCTCGCCACCGCCGTGCGCCAGTTCGAAGCCTGGGAGCGCACCTTCTCGCCCGCCGAGGCCCGCGCCCAGGCCCAGCGCTTTTCCCGGCAAGCCTTCCTGCGCGGAATGCAGGCCGAGGTGGAGGCGCTCCTCAACTCGCCTGTCGTCAGATAA
- a CDS encoding undecaprenyl-phosphate glucose phosphotransferase — MFSRLQRFYTSIKVATDVCMLTVAFVLAYATRFVGLIPVKDGIPPLEETAVSLAMALAIFPFTFHQSRLYITNRARTHFGELFAVFKASITATLILVALTYFTRERYSRLTLALFLGYALVLVSVTRLVLRVALSEVRRRGYNLKTILVIGEGPLGRRVVETVREHRELGFRVVGVLAQDPAKVGRRVRGAPVLGEVKDVERILDAWPVDQVIIALPLAEQLVVKELMEQLALRTVDVKVVPDLYQYITLYGGLEEFGGLPIISLQGDPMDGWSRVAKRAFDIVFSLVAIALTAPLMLVTAVMVKLTSKGPILYAQERMGIDGRTFPILKFRTMRTDAEVAGAKMASLEDPRRTPIGTFLRKYSIDELPQFFNVLRGDMSLVGPRPERPVFIEEFKRQIPRYHLRHKVKSGITGWAQINGLRGQTSIQKRIEYDLYYIENWSLLMDLKILVRTALGGFLSKNAY; from the coding sequence GTGTTCAGTCGTCTCCAGCGTTTCTACACGTCCATCAAGGTTGCCACCGACGTCTGCATGCTGACGGTGGCATTCGTGCTGGCGTACGCCACGCGCTTCGTGGGGCTCATCCCCGTGAAGGATGGCATTCCCCCGCTGGAGGAAACGGCCGTCTCGCTGGCCATGGCGCTGGCCATCTTCCCCTTCACCTTCCACCAGTCGCGGCTCTACATCACCAACCGCGCGCGCACCCACTTCGGGGAGCTGTTCGCGGTCTTCAAGGCCTCCATCACCGCGACGCTCATCCTCGTGGCGCTCACGTACTTCACGCGCGAGCGCTACTCGCGGCTCACGCTGGCGCTGTTCCTGGGCTACGCGCTGGTGCTCGTGTCGGTGACGCGGCTGGTGCTCCGGGTGGCGCTGTCCGAGGTGCGCCGCCGCGGCTACAACCTGAAGACCATCCTCGTCATCGGCGAGGGACCGCTGGGCCGCCGGGTCGTCGAGACGGTGCGCGAGCACCGCGAGCTGGGCTTCCGGGTGGTGGGGGTGCTCGCGCAGGATCCAGCCAAGGTGGGACGGCGGGTGCGGGGCGCGCCGGTGCTGGGCGAGGTGAAGGACGTGGAGCGCATCCTGGATGCCTGGCCCGTGGACCAGGTCATCATCGCGCTGCCGCTCGCCGAGCAGCTCGTGGTGAAGGAGCTGATGGAGCAGCTGGCGCTGCGCACCGTGGACGTGAAGGTGGTGCCGGACCTCTACCAGTACATCACCCTGTACGGCGGGCTGGAGGAGTTCGGCGGGCTGCCCATCATCAGCCTCCAGGGCGACCCGATGGATGGCTGGAGCCGGGTGGCCAAGCGCGCCTTCGACATCGTCTTCTCGCTGGTGGCCATCGCGCTGACGGCGCCCCTCATGCTGGTGACGGCGGTGATGGTGAAGCTCACCAGCAAGGGGCCCATCCTCTATGCCCAGGAGCGCATGGGCATCGACGGGCGCACCTTCCCCATCCTCAAGTTCCGCACCATGCGCACGGACGCCGAGGTGGCCGGCGCGAAGATGGCCAGCCTGGAGGACCCGCGGCGCACGCCCATCGGCACTTTCCTGCGCAAGTACTCCATTGATGAATTGCCCCAGTTCTTCAACGTGCTGCGCGGCGACATGAGCCTGGTGGGCCCGCGCCCCGAGCGGCCCGTGTTCATCGAGGAGTTCAAGCGGCAGATTCCCCGGTATCACCTGAGACACAAGGTGAAGTCGGGCATTACGGGTTGGGCGCAAATCAACGGGCTGCGCGGGCAGACTTCCATCCAGAAGCGCATCGAATACGACCTGTACTACATCGAGAACTGGTCGCTGCTGATGGACCTGAAGATTCTGGTGCGCACCGCGCTGGGCGGCTTCCTGTCCAAGAACGCGTACTGA
- a CDS encoding glycosyltransferase family 4 protein: MVQGRLHGIARYALELARRLPPLAPDLHFMGLTAPEGLPPGLGELTPSLPLYPSRAGFLSPLKEQPALLRDLLKLAPDVFHATSFSLPGLWNGKLVATLHDANHLALPANYSPLHTLYYRLVVGPRAKQAAALLTVSEFSREELARHLGLTPYRFQVIAPGVDGHYRPPTASEARAFIERYRLPSRYLAAVGNPKAHKNLGLLAKLAPELPVPIVLLAGQGAAKALGFPSTTVELAELPEAEMPRFYGAARALLLPSRYEGFGLPVLEAMASGCPVLASNTSSLPEVAGQAALLVPPEDVRAWRDTTLRLLRDDALRETLVEKGRDRAAHFTWEDCARRTLAAYRRVLDRPAPRAS; the protein is encoded by the coding sequence ATGGTCCAGGGCAGGCTGCACGGCATCGCACGGTACGCCCTGGAGCTGGCACGGCGGCTGCCGCCGCTCGCACCGGACCTCCACTTCATGGGCCTCACGGCCCCGGAAGGCTTGCCGCCGGGGCTGGGCGAGCTGACCCCTTCCCTGCCGCTGTACCCCAGCCGCGCGGGCTTCCTGTCGCCGCTGAAGGAGCAGCCCGCGCTGCTCCGGGATCTGCTGAAGCTCGCCCCGGATGTCTTCCACGCCACCTCGTTCTCGCTGCCGGGGCTGTGGAACGGAAAGCTCGTGGCCACGCTCCATGACGCCAACCACCTGGCGCTGCCCGCGAACTACAGCCCGCTGCACACGCTCTATTACCGGCTCGTCGTCGGGCCGCGCGCCAAGCAGGCCGCCGCGCTGCTGACCGTCTCCGAGTTCTCCCGCGAGGAGCTGGCCCGGCACCTGGGCCTGACGCCCTACCGGTTCCAGGTCATCGCGCCCGGCGTGGATGGGCACTACCGGCCGCCCACCGCGTCCGAGGCCCGGGCCTTCATCGAGCGGTATCGCCTCCCCTCGCGCTACCTCGCGGCGGTGGGCAACCCCAAGGCCCACAAGAACCTCGGCCTGCTGGCGAAGCTGGCCCCGGAGCTGCCCGTCCCCATCGTGCTCCTCGCGGGCCAGGGGGCCGCGAAAGCGCTCGGCTTCCCCTCCACCACGGTGGAGCTGGCGGAGCTGCCCGAAGCGGAGATGCCCCGCTTCTACGGGGCGGCGCGGGCGCTGCTGCTGCCCTCCCGGTACGAGGGCTTCGGCCTGCCCGTGCTGGAGGCCATGGCCTCGGGGTGCCCGGTGCTGGCATCGAACACCTCCTCGCTGCCCGAGGTGGCCGGACAGGCCGCCCTGCTGGTGCCCCCGGAGGATGTCCGCGCCTGGCGCGACACCACGCTGCGCCTGCTCCGGGACGATGCCCTGCGCGAGACGTTGGTGGAGAAAGGCCGGGACCGGGCCGCCCACTTCACCTGGGAGGACTGCGCGCGGCGGACGCTCGCGGCCTATCGCCGGGTCCTGGACCGGCCGGCCCCGCGCGCCTCATGA
- a CDS encoding LptF/LptG family permease, which yields MILLARYLLKELLGPLVVWVAFMFLLLFVMQFLMGTEVLLGSAVTLSDVGRLILYLTPHFLVKALPIAFLMAILLGLGRLSEDRELTALQALGISPVQLLLGPVAIGLVLGGLMAVLAFTAQPWGLTSVKALVNEVIKKNVAGDVKSGVFYEDLSDLTLYAEHVSRQGGEWTHVLLHDDREPSSPLLVLAQRGRVNMRGSDEALRLVLEEGEVHRANRSTTDYSLLRFEQGEVSVGLGSSMNRKGNRFRSQKEEMSPGELLQAAEEAEKSGGDPRPFWMAIHMRVSNAVAPFSFALLGTPLAIGRKQGGRAWGYLLTLGGYVLFYVLSRVFETLGNQQKLPMLLAAQLPNLLFITVGVVAMWRVSRSGTVR from the coding sequence GTGATCCTGCTGGCGCGCTACCTGCTGAAGGAACTGCTCGGCCCCCTGGTGGTGTGGGTGGCGTTCATGTTCCTGTTGCTGTTCGTCATGCAGTTCCTCATGGGCACCGAGGTGCTGCTCGGCTCGGCGGTGACGCTCTCGGACGTGGGCCGGCTCATCCTCTACCTGACGCCGCACTTCCTGGTGAAGGCGCTGCCCATCGCGTTCCTGATGGCCATCCTGCTGGGGCTGGGGCGGCTGAGCGAGGACCGGGAGCTGACGGCGCTCCAGGCGCTGGGCATCAGCCCGGTGCAGCTCCTGCTGGGGCCCGTGGCCATCGGCCTGGTGCTCGGGGGGCTGATGGCGGTGCTGGCCTTCACCGCCCAACCCTGGGGCCTGACGAGCGTCAAGGCGCTGGTCAACGAGGTCATCAAGAAGAACGTGGCGGGCGATGTGAAGTCAGGCGTCTTCTACGAGGACCTGAGCGACCTGACGCTCTACGCGGAGCACGTCTCGCGCCAGGGCGGCGAGTGGACGCACGTGCTGCTGCACGATGACCGGGAGCCCTCCTCCCCGTTGCTGGTGCTGGCGCAGCGCGGCCGGGTGAACATGCGCGGCAGCGACGAGGCGCTGCGGCTCGTGCTGGAGGAAGGGGAGGTGCACCGCGCCAACCGCTCCACCACGGACTACAGCCTGCTGCGCTTCGAGCAGGGCGAGGTGTCCGTGGGGCTGGGCAGCTCGATGAACCGCAAGGGCAACCGCTTCCGCTCCCAGAAAGAGGAGATGTCGCCCGGGGAACTGCTCCAGGCGGCGGAGGAGGCCGAGAAGAGCGGGGGAGACCCCCGGCCCTTCTGGATGGCCATCCACATGCGCGTGAGCAACGCGGTGGCGCCGTTCTCGTTCGCGCTGCTGGGCACGCCCCTGGCCATCGGGCGCAAGCAGGGCGGACGGGCCTGGGGGTACCTGCTGACGCTGGGCGGGTATGTGCTCTTCTACGTGCTCAGCCGGGTGTTCGAGACGCTGGGCAACCAGCAGAAGCTGCCGATGCTCCTGGCGGCCCAGCTGCCCAACCTCCTGTTCATCACCGTGGGCGTGGTGGCCATGTGGCGCGTGAGCCGCTCGGGGACGGTGCGGTGA
- a CDS encoding O-antigen ligase family protein: MGLVLGEFLQQVAAGAAVLCALVLAFRRRLFLAQDVKAYVLATVALTSWQVLSPAVALLTGAADRWPRWARYGQVLDTASAAAVASAGTVGVPWLLIAGLALGGWVLSGALGLFQHLVRWPWEPPALLKLSLARLHENFGTEEHPRYAAGGFVFHRLRFSHGAMAVLGPALACLARARPAWLRGLAAVSLCALLLAPYTAFARAALLTGLMVCAVALVLLVRGTPRKVGMALAVVLVGLVVATPAWRARLGKAVENIYGGERSLAMSVGSRLVREHPLVGVGFGNYKPAALATQEETGISDLLSTDAHNLWLTVWAETGLVGLLLLAAVHGLLARALIRRHRQGSIPATGALLSFVGFHLLALVHYLPFHSSVHLSFAFVWGLGLCEWKHPERADEGR; the protein is encoded by the coding sequence GTGGGGCTGGTCCTGGGAGAATTCCTCCAGCAGGTGGCGGCTGGGGCGGCGGTGCTGTGCGCGCTCGTGCTGGCGTTCCGCCGCCGGCTCTTCCTGGCGCAGGACGTCAAAGCCTATGTCCTGGCCACGGTGGCGCTGACCTCCTGGCAGGTGCTCTCCCCGGCGGTGGCGCTCCTGACGGGGGCCGCGGACCGCTGGCCACGGTGGGCGCGGTACGGGCAGGTGCTGGACACGGCGTCGGCCGCGGCGGTGGCCTCGGCGGGCACCGTGGGCGTGCCGTGGTTGCTCATCGCGGGGCTGGCCCTGGGCGGGTGGGTGCTGTCGGGGGCGCTGGGCCTCTTCCAGCACCTGGTGCGCTGGCCGTGGGAGCCTCCGGCGCTCCTCAAGCTGAGCCTGGCCCGGCTGCACGAGAACTTCGGCACCGAGGAGCACCCCCGCTATGCGGCCGGCGGCTTTGTCTTCCACCGGCTGCGCTTCTCGCATGGCGCCATGGCGGTGCTCGGGCCGGCGCTGGCCTGCCTGGCCCGGGCGCGGCCGGCGTGGCTCCGGGGGCTCGCCGCGGTGAGCCTCTGTGCCCTGCTGCTGGCCCCCTACACGGCGTTCGCGCGCGCCGCGTTGCTCACCGGGTTGATGGTGTGCGCCGTGGCGCTGGTGCTGCTCGTCCGGGGCACGCCCCGGAAGGTGGGGATGGCGCTGGCCGTGGTGCTGGTGGGCCTGGTGGTGGCGACGCCCGCGTGGCGGGCGCGGCTGGGCAAGGCCGTGGAGAACATCTATGGCGGCGAGCGGTCGCTGGCGATGTCCGTGGGCAGCCGGCTCGTGAGGGAGCATCCGCTGGTGGGCGTGGGGTTTGGCAACTACAAGCCCGCGGCGCTCGCGACCCAGGAGGAGACGGGCATCTCGGATCTCCTGTCCACGGATGCGCACAACCTGTGGCTGACGGTCTGGGCGGAGACGGGGCTGGTGGGGCTCCTGCTGCTGGCCGCCGTGCATGGCTTGCTGGCGCGGGCGTTGATCCGCCGGCACCGCCAGGGGTCGATTCCGGCCACGGGCGCGCTGCTGTCCTTCGTGGGGTTTCACCTCCTCGCGTTGGTGCACTACCTGCCGTTTCACTCCAGCGTTCACCTGTCCTTCGCGTTCGTCTGGGGCCTGGGCCTGTGCGAGTGGAAGCATCCGGAGAGAGCCGATGAGGGCCGCTGA
- a CDS encoding LptF/LptG family permease, which produces MRGTLFRYVMWTYARFVAGILAALLTVFLVVDFVDRSRAYTGEGWVLAVLELYWNKLLVTTQLLGPAALLLAAGAAVSTMRKRGEVTALRSLTFGPAALYLPVGAFALLMVAGLIAFDEWVVAKASRRVDEITTQRFNRWGDWRLYYTPKQWFRRGEHVFFLRSGSVQEGFQEVAILTLSSDFKLVRRLDADTMVPLDGTRWRLTGVQERSFSPDGRTTASAQPEAEYDLGVPASAFFIRPGRPEQMRLPELREQIHARTEVGLDSRQYELALYNRFAYPMVGLPAALMAVGLALRPSRKGHLTVAIVEGLLIAVAMWGLIVVSRTLVMTDRMAPSLAAWLPSCVLVVAATGLWLRREGWLLMPRRSVPPPSR; this is translated from the coding sequence GTGAGGGGCACGCTCTTCCGCTACGTGATGTGGACCTATGCCCGGTTCGTCGCGGGCATCCTCGCCGCGTTGCTCACGGTGTTCCTGGTGGTGGACTTCGTGGACCGCTCCCGCGCCTACACGGGCGAGGGGTGGGTGCTGGCCGTGCTGGAGCTGTACTGGAACAAGCTGCTCGTGACGACGCAGCTCCTGGGCCCGGCGGCCTTGCTGCTGGCGGCTGGGGCGGCCGTGTCCACGATGCGCAAGCGCGGCGAGGTGACGGCGTTGCGCTCGCTGACGTTCGGCCCCGCGGCGCTCTACTTGCCCGTGGGGGCCTTCGCGCTGCTGATGGTCGCGGGGCTCATCGCCTTCGACGAGTGGGTGGTGGCCAAGGCCAGCCGGCGGGTGGATGAAATCACCACCCAGCGCTTCAACCGGTGGGGAGACTGGCGGCTCTACTACACGCCCAAGCAGTGGTTCCGGCGGGGCGAGCACGTCTTCTTCCTGCGCAGTGGGAGCGTGCAGGAGGGCTTCCAGGAGGTGGCCATCCTCACGCTCTCCTCCGACTTCAAGCTCGTGCGCCGGTTGGACGCGGACACGATGGTGCCCCTGGACGGCACCCGCTGGCGCCTCACGGGCGTCCAGGAGCGGTCCTTCTCTCCGGATGGCCGGACCACGGCCTCGGCGCAGCCGGAGGCGGAGTACGACCTGGGCGTTCCCGCCAGCGCCTTCTTCATCCGCCCAGGCCGCCCGGAGCAGATGCGCCTGCCCGAGCTGCGCGAGCAGATCCACGCCCGCACCGAGGTCGGTCTGGACTCACGGCAGTACGAGCTGGCGCTGTACAACCGCTTCGCCTACCCGATGGTGGGGCTGCCGGCGGCCCTGATGGCGGTGGGGTTGGCGCTGCGGCCCAGCCGCAAGGGGCACCTGACGGTGGCCATCGTGGAGGGGCTGCTCATCGCCGTGGCGATGTGGGGCCTCATCGTGGTGTCCCGGACCCTGGTGATGACGGATCGCATGGCGCCCAGCCTGGCTGCCTGGTTGCCGTCCTGCGTGCTCGTGGTGGCGGCCACGGGTTTGTGGCTGCGCCGGGAAGGCTGGCTACTGATGCCGCGCCGTTCCGTGCCCCCCCCGTCACGATAG